In Papaver somniferum cultivar HN1 chromosome 1, ASM357369v1, whole genome shotgun sequence, a genomic segment contains:
- the LOC113282858 gene encoding uncharacterized protein LOC113282858: MISHMDFQIINGVKVQSHQTLYSKKFDIEKSIYKPVSFFLVIGCRIQVAYSSGSCLFERPTSFTEGKVLSGREGLSLIWLRSILQKVHLLLKVYHLMKELGHLEDKKKNFPCRVNIK; the protein is encoded by the exons ATGATATCCCATATGGATTTTCAAATTATTAATGGTGTTAAG GTACAGTCACACCAAACTCTTTATTCCAAGAAGTTCGATATTGAAAAGTCCATTTATAAGCCAGTGTCTTTTTTCTTGGTGATAGGATGTCGTATTCAAG TGGCTTACAGTAGTGGATCTTGTCTTTTTGAAAGGCCGACATCCTTCACCGAAGGTAAGGTACTCTCTGGAAGAGAAGGTTTATCTCTTATTTGGTTACGGTCAATTCTTCAAAAGGTTCATCTCCTGTTGAAGGTATATCATCTAATGAAGGAGCTCGGGCACctggaagataaaaaaaaaaatttcccttGTCGTGTGAACATAAAGTAG
- the LOC113327514 gene encoding fatty acyl-CoA reductase 3-like, producing MEFNGSIVEFLENKSILVTGSTGFLGKVFVEKLLRVQPNVKHLFLSLRALDSGSASQRLHSEVLEKEVFNVLRTKYGTGFNTFIAEKVTPIAGDNALENFGLADDSDLLNKLFNEVDIVANFAASTKFSERYDVALQVNTFGAKNVLDFAKKCVKLKMLIHVSTAYVCGEKSGVISEKPLKMGETLNQTSEVLDIEAEMKLVQTCLKELNPERVSKREEKEVMEKLGIQRARTFGWPNTYVFTKAMGEMLIGENGGNVPIVIIRPTIITSTYKDPFPGWSEGVRTIDTFLVAGAEGKLPCFLGNEESILDVVPGDMVANAVIVAMVVNANHESSDPLIYQVCSSQTSPLSAIKLRDYSHSYLLKNPLTRKDGKPVNFVMPICLPTMDSFRRYIFLKYMLPLKVLQLVNILLCQYFRNTCVVMNRKINRVLQLVELHEPYIFFKGKFDDLNTERLRMAMSANKTEANIFYFDLKCINWDDYFINIHIPALVIRYVMN from the exons ATGGAGTTTAATGGCAGCATTGTTGAGTTTCTTGAGAACAAGAGCATCCTTGTCACCGGTTCTACTGGCTTTCTGGGCAAGG TTTTTGTGGAGAAGTTGCTCAGAGTCCAGCCGAATGTAAAGCATCTGTTTCTTTCCTTAAGAGCCCTAGATTCAGGGTCGGCATCTCAACGTCTGCATAGCGAG GTCTTGGAGAAAGAGGTATTTAACGTGTTGAGAACAAAATATGGTACCGGATTCAACACCTTTATAGCTGAAAAGGTAACCCCAATCGCAGGGGATAATGCATTGGAAAACTTTGGATTAGCAGATGACTCTGATTTGTTAAATAAGTTGTTCAACGAAGTGGATATCGTTGCCAATTTTGCTGCATCTACCAAGTTTAGTGAGAG GTATGATGTAGCACTACAGGTAAATACCTTTGGAGCTAAGAACGTTTTGGATTTCGCAAAAAAGTGTGTGAAGCTAAAGATGCTAATTCACGTATCAACAG CTTATGTTTGTGGGGAGAAATCAGGAGTTATATCAGAGAAACCACTCAAAATGGGAGAAACGCTTAACCAAACCTCAGAAGTTTTAGACATTGAAGCAGAGATGAAACTCGTTCAAACCTGCTTAAAAGAACTCAATCCTGAGCGAGTCTCTAAACGCGAAGAAAAGGAAGTCATGGAAAAATTGGGAATCCAAAG AGCAAGAACATTTGGATGGCCAAATACATATGTGTTTACCAAGGCAATGGGAGAGATGTTaattggtgaaaatggaggaaaTGTTCCAATTGTTATTATAAGGCCTACCATCATCACCAGCACTTACAAAGATCCGTTCCCTGGTTGGTCTGAGGGTGTTAG AACAATTGACACTTTTTTGGTTGCCGGAGCTGAAGGGAAGTTACCATGTTTTCTTGGAAATGAAGAGTCAATATTGGATGTG GTACCAGGAGACATGGTGGCGAATGCAGTAATAGTGGCAATGGTGGTGAATGCAAACCATGAATCTTCAGATCCATTGATATACCAAGTGTGTTCTTCACAAACAAGCCCATTGAGTGCCATTAAATTGAGAGATTATTCCCATAGTTATCTCCTCAAGAATCCATTAACTCGTAAAGATGGAAAGCCTGTTAATTTTGTCATGCCTATTTGTCTCCCTACTATGGATAGTTTCCGGCGATACATCTTTCTCAAGTACATGTTACCTCTGAAG GTTTTGCAGTTGGTGAATATATTATTGTGCCAGTATTTTAGAAACACTTGCGTGGTTATGAATAGGAAGATTAATCGAGTATTGCAGTTGGTTGAACTCCATGAGCCTTACATATTCTTCAAAGGAAA GTTTGATGATTTAAACACTGAAAGATTGCGGATGGCAATGAGTGCAAACAAAACCGAGGCAAATATATTTTATTTCGACCTGAAATGCATAAATTGGGATGATTACTTCATCAACATTCATATTCCGGCACTAGTTATTAGATATGTCATGAATTAG